The segment TCCTCAGGCCCAGTCTTGTCGTGGTCCGTCTTGGCTGGCATTGCGCGCGCAGCATCGCCGCCGGGCGCCGCCATTGCAACCGCCAATTGAGGCGTCGCTCACTGCGAGCGCTTCAACCCCGGCACCAGCGCCGCCAGCCGGTCCTTGATCTGACGGCCGAACATCGGCCCGCCCATGCCTCCGGGCGGCGGGCCAGGGGGCATGCCAGTCGGCGGACCGCTGCGCAGGCCCGGCGGAGGTGGCGGCGGGCCGACACGCCCGACGGTGGCGTTGGCGCGGCGGTCGACGCCGAGCGTCAGGGTCGCGACATAGCGGTCGCGCTCCTCCTTCACTGCACAGAAGGCGCGATGCTCGGGGTCGGAGCGTTCGATGACGTGATCGTTGGCGTTGATCACCATGCGCTGGCGCGCGCGGTCGCCGTAATCGGGCACGTTGGTGTAGATGAACTCGTTCAGCGCGTCGGGCAGGAAGGTCTGTCCGGTCAGCACGTTGCGATCGCTCAAAAACACCTTGAAATGGATGTGCGTGGTGCGGCCGTCGTACCAGCCGGGATAGATGGTGTTGAAGGTGACCCAGCCGGAATCGTCGGTCGTCTGCGTGCCGCGCAGAAATGTGTTGCTGGTCGCATCGATATTGTGCGCGTCGCCCTGGCCGGCGAACGCCGAGTAAAGCCCCTTGGCGTCGCAATGCCAGATATCGACCCGCGCGCCATGGATCGCCGTGCACGTGCCTGCCTCGATCACGCGCAGTCGCAGGGTCAGCGGCACGCCCGCCTTGCCCTCGGCGACGTCGGACCGGACGAGCTTTGGGTCGGAATAGAACGGCCCTTCCTCCGCCTGCGGCGTCAGGATGCAGGCAGGCTCGCTTGCAGTTGCCGCAGGCTCGGAAGCCGCCTCTGCGCGGGTTTGCAGCAGACCCGCAGCGCTGACCGAAACGAACCCAAGGAAGCCGCGGCGCGTCGACGTGCTCACTTTGTCTCTCCTGCCTGTCCGAAGAGACATCGTCATCGGCAAGCAGCATGGCAAGATCGGGCCGCGAAGGTGACGATGGTCGGTCGATCTGTTTCCGATCGTGTCGCAATCGCTCAGGCCGTCGCGGGCTTCTGCGTCGCGATAGACTTGGTCGCCTCGATGCCCGGCTCGAAATCCAGATATTCGGGCGGCCGGCGTGCCAGGCGCGCCCGCTTGATGCCCGCCTTCACGAATTCCTCGATATGAGCGGGAACGAGGTGCAGGCGGCCAAAATCGCGGGTCAGGGTCTGTCGCAGCCGGCGTCGCGTCAATTCGTCGTTGACGCCGAAGCGGTCGAGATACAGCTCGAGAATGCGCAGCTTGTCCTCGTCGCTGGGATAGCCCATGCGGATATGCGCATCGAAACGCCCGGCTCGTTTTGCGAGCGCTTCGTCGATGGCCTCGGGATGGTTGGTCGTGGCGATCGTGATGATGTCGTCATAGGCCGAGCCGCCGGACAGAACCTGAAGCAGCTCACCGGTGACGTCGTCCTTGTTCGTGCCCGCATAGGGATTCTGCCTGCTCTTGGTCATGAGATCGAGATCTTCGAGAATGACGACGGCCGGAGCCAGCGTCTGCGCCAGATGGTAGACTGCGCGGATGTGTTCGACCGCCTCGACGATCAGAATTGTGGCCTCACCGGCGACGTCGTTGACGAAGCACTCGATCGCCGTCGATTTTCCGTCGCCGGGCGGGCCCGACAGCAGCAGTCCGCGCCGGATGCTGAGGCCTTCGGCCTTCAACATGTCGCGGTTGCGGATCGACGCGGCGATGAAATCGAGCTCGCGCCGGGCATGCTCGTGCGGGACGATATCGGCCCAGGAGCGATCCGACATGCGCGAGCGGACGGTGCGCAGGTCGCGGTTGATGAGCACCACCCTGCCTTTGAACGGGGTCGATTCGCGCAGCAATTGGCGAACCAGCGAGACAACGGCCGCCTCGTCCTGCTCGCGATAGATCAATCCGACGCTGTCCAGCGGATTCTGGCCGTAGGAACGGCGCTCGGCCATCTGAACGACAAGCATGAACTGCGCGCCGGTTTCCGGGACCGTGCCGCGGAAGACGCTGCGTGGACGTATCACCTGCAACTCGCCGTCGATGGTGAGTGTGACCTTGTTGGGGCGCCAGGCCGGGATCACGGCGTTGCGCTCGGCCGAGCCGAGGCCGGGAAGCTCGCTCAACCACATCCAGCCGGGAATGTCGGCCAGCTTCCGGGTCAGGATCGCGATCGTGGCATCGTCGGTCGAAAGCGAGAGCGTGCTCGGGTCCTTGCCGCCGCAGAAGATGCGGAACAGGGTCGAATAGCCGATCTGCGGCGTCGCCGAACGTTTGATCTGCTTGTGCTGGGCCACGATGTAGCCAAGGGCGGCCGACATGGTCGCAAAGCCCTTGATGGTGTCTTCCGGTATCTCGGCGAGCAACTGGTCCCGGAGCGTCAACGATGCCGCGGCGGATTCGGCGTAGAGCTTCTTGATCAGCGGATCGCTGGCAACGGCGGCCCCTTCGCTGACTTCATAGACGCCGTAAACAAACTCGCCGTCCGCGTCGGTGCCATAGACTGTGGCCGTCACGTTGAGCGAGGATGCGAGGATCTCGGCGGTCTTGCGGGCCTCGGTCACCCCCTTGACCAGCCGCTCCTCGATCACCGGCTTGCCGGCGATCTCCGAATTGCAGCGAACCGCGTATTTCTGGCCCGTCGACGAACGTTCCTGCTCAACCTTGAACCACATGTCCCGCGGACCTCCAGCGCGCCGGCTGCCTCCGGCGCCGACGTTTCCCTATCAGACAACTTTTGCGTGTTCCAGAGCGGGCAGTCGATCGCGATGCCGCGGCCGGGCGCGGCAAAGGAGGTGGTGAAAAAAACTGGCGCCGGCTGTCTTCATGCCCCGGTCTCGTTCGTCTCTCCGTCGTTGGCCCGCCGCGTGGCGGGCCGTGCTTCCGCAAAAGGAGAACATCGATGTCTCGGACCAAGCCTGCCTCATCGCGTCGTGCCGTCGTGGCCACCGGCCTGGGCGCCGGCGTCTTGCTCGCCGCACAAGCGGTTCCGTCCTACAGCCAGAACAGGAGTTCGAAAACGGAGGCGACCATTCGCCCCGGCAGTGACATCGTGACCCTCGTCAACGTCTTCACGGTCGATCCGGACAACCAGCAAAAGCTGGTGCAGCTGTTGAAGGAGGGCACCGAGTCGTTTTTCAGCAAGCAGCCCGGATTCATCTCGTCCAGCGTCCACGCCAGCAAGGAGGGCAAGCGTGCGATCAACTACTCGCAATGGGCAAGCGCAGGCGACATCGAGAATTTCCGCAAGGATCCGAGATTTGCGCCGTACATCCAGAGCCTTGCCGCGCTGTCGAAGGCTGAGACGATCCTGTGCGAGGTCGTCGAGGTCAATCACGCCTGATCTTGGGCGGGGCGCACCTCGACCCCGATGTCCCAGGGGGCGGTTCGCGAGACCGCCCAACTGGCCCTCGACCGTCTTGCCGCCGGCACCTGCTGACCGGGTGCGCGCCACGCTGCTCAGGAATCGGCGAGGTCGCGCACGTCTCCAGGCGTCGCGGCAAAATTCCGACGGAAGATGCGGTGAAAATGCGAGACGGTCGAAAAGCCGCAACTATGGGCGATCTCGATCACGCTCAAATGGGCATAACGTTGCGATCGCAGCATCTCGTGGGCCTGCGCCAGACGACGGCGGAGCATTTCGTCCGTGAACGAGGTCCCGGCTTCGGCGAGCAGCACCTGCACCTGGCGCGGCGACACCGCAAAGCGACGCGCCAGCGTCTTCAGCGAGAAGCCCGGCTTCATGAAATGGCGGTCGATTTCGGCGAGCATCGCCTGAAGCCGCGCTGCGCGCAGGCTTGGAGCTTCACCGGGGCAATATCCTTGCGACGCAACGGTCGCGGCGATCAGGTCGGCGACATGGTCGGCCGCGAACCACGACGTGTCGGCGGCGTCGGGATCGTGGTGCGCGAGCAGCGCATCGACATAGGTGTTCGTCAGGGCCAGCAACGATGCCGAGCCAGGGATCAGCGTCATGAAGCATGCCGTCCCGCCGTGTCTGCGTTTGCGCAGCTCCTGCCGCGGCAATTGAAGGGCCACGAAGTCGCAAATATCGCGTCTGCCGATCTCGATCGCGGACGCCTCGCACTGCTCGATCAGGACCGCTGAGTTCGTCGTGCAGGTGACGCGGACGCCTTTCTGTTCGACCAGCATGCATTCCCTGCTCCTGTTCATCAGAAGCACGACATTGTCGGTATTCTCGGCGGCAATCTCCGTTCTGGTCCGTGCGATCGTCTCAACGGTGCCGGAAATGCGCCCGACCGCGGTATGCCCGAGTTGCATGATCCGGAGCTGGCCGTCGAAGGGAAGATCGGATCGCGCGTCGGCCCGCAGGCGCACATAGCCTGACGACAGCAGATCGACCCATTGCTCCCTGCGCAAGGCTTCGTGGCCCGGCAGGTCGTTCGAATCGAATCTGATCGTCTGCATTCGTTGCCCGACCCCCGTGGTTCGTGCCGTGCACTATATGAGAATCGGGAACCGCAGGCCATTCGCAAAACGCGACGTCTTTTGCGCAAAAAGCGTCATTTGCGCGAAAAGCCAACTCTGTCGCGATTGATGTCGCAATCGCCCGTGTTGCAGCAACACCGCAGCCACGGACTATCGCCCGCCATCTGCTCCGGTTTGCGCGAAACGAAATGCGCGCTTCGTCAAACGCGACGACAGAACGTCGCAGCCTCCACTAGCCTTGCGATCGTGAATTGGCGCGTGCGCGCGCTCCGCGCATCGGGGCTTGGAGGAAGACGTGTTTGGTTTGAGATATTTTACTGTGGCTGCCGTATTGATGATTGCAGCGTTGGCCGCGCCGGCGGGGGCGGCCGATATGGCGGCGAGCCTTCCGGTCAAAGCCCCTGCCGTCGGTCCGCTCTACGACTGGAGCGGCTTCTTTGTCGGCGTCAACGCCGGTTATGGTCTCGGACGGGATCCCACATCGAGCAACGATGTGCTCTTCGGCAGCACCAGCAATTTTTCGATCGGGCCGCAGGGCGTTCTGGGCGGTGTCCAGGCCGGCTATAATTGGCAATCCGGACATGTGGTCGTCGGTGCGGAGGCGGATTTTCAAGGAAGCGCGCAGCGCGATTCGGTTTGCGTCTCGCGCTGTCTCATCAACTTTCCTGGCTTCAACGCCGCCTCCCAGATCGACGAGAGCCTGTCTTGGTTCGGCACTGTTCGCGGCCGGCTGGGCTGGGCCCAGGGCCCCGCGCTGTTCTATCTGACGGGCGGCTTGGCCTACGGCCGGGTCGAAAACACGGTTACGCGATCCGAGACGGCCAATCCAACGCAGACATTCCGCGTTGGTCAGGTCAACACCGGCTGGACCGCCGGCGTCGGCATGGAGACGGGGATCGCGCATGGCTGGAGCGTCAAGGCCGAATATCTCTATGTCGATCTCGGCAGCATCACCAATTCCTACATCTATGGTTTTTTTGTCGTTCCAGAAACAGTCTCGAGCAATATCCGCGACCACGTGTTTCGTGTTGGCCTGAACTACCGGCCGTCCGATCGCAGCAATGCCTATGCGGCGATGCCGCCGCCCGCGCCGGTCGTGTCGTCCTGGGCCGGGGTGCATATCGGTCTCAACACCGGTTATGCGGTGGCGCGGAATCCGACCTCCGATCTGATGGTCGGGCTCGCTCCGATGAACGAGAGCTTCAATCTCGACCCTTCCGGCTGGATCGGCGGCGGTCAGGTCGGTATCGATAGGCAATTCGGCAGCTGGGTGGCAGGCCTCGAGGCCGACATTCAGGCGAGCTCGCAAAAATCGTCGTACAACTGTCTCAGTTGCAGCGAGGCGGGTCCGTTCTCCTCGCTGATCTATTTGAAGATGGATCAGAGCCTGCCGTGGTTCGGGACCGTGCGCGGCCGGCTCGGCTGGAGCACGCCGACAACGTTGCTATACGCGACTGGCGGCTTCGCCTATGGGCAAGCCAATCTGCGGGTCAGCTACTACAATAACAGTTTCGTGGGACCGGACTTCTCCACGACCGTCACTCAGTCGGGCGTGAAGTCCGGCTGGACTGTCGGTGGCGGTAGCGAGATGAAGCTCGGCGGAGCATGGTCGGCGAAGGTGGAATATCTCTATGTCGATCTCGGCAGCCAGTCGGTCAGCTTCGTCCATGACATGGGGCTCGGCTTTACCAGAACCATCACGGACTCAACGAGCGTGCACGAGCAGGTGGCTAGGGTCGGCCTGAACTATCGGTTCGATTGACGCACGTCGCGATGACGTTGGATCCCGACGTCATCGCGCATTTGGATGCTTAGCCGATCTGCTTCTCGCCGTGCCGCTCCGACAGCGTAAAGATCTCGACGCCGGTGGCGGTGACGCCGACCGAGTGCTCGAACTGCGCCGACAGCGAGCGGTCGCGGGTCACCGCGGTCCAGCCGTCGGAGAGAATCTTCACGTGCGGCTTGCCGAGATTGATCATCGGCTCGATGGTGAAGAACATGCCGGGCTTGAGCTGAACGCCCTCGCCGGGCCGGCCGATATGGATGATGTTCGGCTCGTCGTGGAACATGCGCCCCAGGCCATGGCCGCAGAAATCGCGCACCACGCTCATGCCCTGCGGCTCGACGAAGCTCTGGATGGCGTGGCCGATGTCGCCGGTGGTGGCGCCGGGTTTTACCGCGGCGATGCCGCGCATCATCGCTTCATACGTCACCTCGATCAGCCGCTCGGCCTTGCGAGCGATCGCGCCGACCGCATACATCCGGCTGGAATCGCCGTACCAGCCGTCGACGATGAAGGTGACGTCGATGTTGACGATGTCGCCTTCCTTGAGCGGACGGTCGCCGGGCATGCCGTGGCAGACCACGTGGTTGAGCGAGGTGCAGGTCGAGTAGCGGTAGCCGCGATACATCAGCGTCGCCGGATAGGCGCCATGGCTGAAGGCGAACTCGCGGACGAACTCGTCGATGCGCTCGGTCGGCACGCCGGGCCCGATGATGTCGGTGAGCTCGTCGAGGCACTTCGCCACCAGCGCGCCCGCCTTGCGCATGCCGGCAAAGGCGCTCGGGCCATGCAGCTTGATCTGTCCGGTCTTGCGCAGGGAGGTATCGGTGGCTTCGACGTAGCTCATGCGGGCGCTATCTTCTGGGATGTCTCGATGTTGGCGGAAAGGCTTGATTTCAGGACCAATTTAATGATTGCGGGCCTGCGTGCAAGCTTAGCCTACCCGCCATGCGCCCGAAAGCCGGCTCAATTCGGGACTTCTACGGTGGTTTCGACCGGTAGCGCGCCGCCGCGGACGCGGATTTCGCGGACGGGGTAGGGAACCCGGATGCCCTCGCGCTTGAAGGCGTCCCACAGCGCCAGCATCACGTCGCTTTTGACATTGTCCATGCCGTCGGGGTCCGCAATCCAGAAGGTCAGCGAGAACTTCATCCCGGCCTCCGCGAACTCGGTCAGGATGCTGTTCGGCGGCTTGCCCTTCTGGGCGCGGGGATGGGCGGAAGCGGTTTCGGCGGCGAGCTTGCAGACCAGTTTCGGGTCGGCGTCGTAATTGGTGCCAAAGGCGATCTTCACCAGCGTGTTCTTGTCGGTATAGGTCCAGTTGACGACCTTCTGGGTCACCAGATCCTCGTTCGGCACCAGGAACTCGCGGCCGTCGCCGGCGGCAACCGAAATATAGCGCGTCTTCATCGCGCTGATGCGCCCGGTGTTGTCGCCGATGGTGACGAGATCGCCCGGCTTCACCGATTTGTCGGCGAGCAGGATGATGCCCGAGATGAAGTTCGCGACGATTTTCTGGAGGCCGATACCGATGCCGACGCCGACCGCGCCGGAGAACACCGCAAGCGCCGACAGGTCGATGCCGACCGCGCCGAGCGCGATCACGACCGCGATGACCAAAAGCCCGATGCGGATGATCTTGACCAGCAGCACCTGGATCGACGGCGTCAAATCGGTCGCCGAGTTGATCTTGCTCTCGGCAAAATTGCTGGCGATGTTGGTGAGCCAGAGTGCAATGAGCAGCAGCGCACCGGCCTTGATGACCAGCAGCGGCGTCAGCCGCAGCCCGCCGAGCACGATCGCATAGGAGTCGAGCAGGTCGACCGTCGTATCGAGCTGGCCGATGATCGACAGCGCGGCGACGAACCACGCGGTCACCGACACCAGCTTGACGATGAAAGCGTTGCGCAGCACCGAGGTCACGAGCCGGATCGCCAGCCAGGCCAGCCCCAGCTTGGCGGCGACCATCAACAGATAGGAGCGGCTCGGCCAGGTCGCGTGATACATCACGATACGCGAGATGATCACGAGCAGCGTGAACACCGCCGTCGACGCGCTTGCGACCATCGCGCGGGCGAAATGGCGAAGAGGCATCGGCCAATCCTTCGCCAGCGAATTCGGGTCGACGCGGCTGCGAACACCGGTCTCCGCCGCATAGGCGATCCCGGCCGCAGCCAGAATGAGACCAAATTGCAGGTAGAACCAGGGCGAGGAGATTTCCGCCCCGACGCTGCGCGCCGTGGTCTGCACGAACTCCATGAAGTCTTTGAGGTCCATGTCCATGGGGGGTCTCGTCGCGAGGGATTTGATTCGAGGGCGCGCGGCAGAATCCCACAACGGGGAGCGCCGGACCATCGTTACACCGGCATGTGAAGCGCGTTAAGGCCGCAAAATGCGGGCAGATTGCCGCGAGCGGGAGAAAATGGGTTGGCGCGGAACTGTGGCGACGATAAGGATGCCATTCTAGCGATTTGTAGCCGGAAGGTGGATGGCCTCTCTCGACTCCGTCAGCATTGCCATTTTGCTCGGCGCCGTCCTGGTGATGGCCGGCATCCTGTCGAGCCTGCTTGCGTTGCGCTTCGGCGCGCCGCTGCTGCTCGTCTTCCTGGCGATCGGCATGCTGGCCGGCGATGCCGGCCCCGGGCAGCTCCAGTTCGACGACGTCCGCACCACCTATCTGGTCGGCTCGGTCGCGCTGGCCCTGATCCTGTTCGACGGCGGCCTGCGCACGCGCTTTGCCAGCATCCGCACCGTGCTCGCGCCGTCCGTGGTGCTCGCGACCGTCGGCGTGCTGCTGACCGCGCTGATCACGGCGCCGTTTGCGAAATACGCC is part of the Bradyrhizobium commune genome and harbors:
- a CDS encoding AraC family transcriptional regulator, with translation MQTIRFDSNDLPGHEALRREQWVDLLSSGYVRLRADARSDLPFDGQLRIMQLGHTAVGRISGTVETIARTRTEIAAENTDNVVLLMNRSRECMLVEQKGVRVTCTTNSAVLIEQCEASAIEIGRRDICDFVALQLPRQELRKRRHGGTACFMTLIPGSASLLALTNTYVDALLAHHDPDAADTSWFAADHVADLIAATVASQGYCPGEAPSLRAARLQAMLAEIDRHFMKPGFSLKTLARRFAVSPRQVQVLLAEAGTSFTDEMLRRRLAQAHEMLRSQRYAHLSVIEIAHSCGFSTVSHFHRIFRRNFAATPGDVRDLADS
- a CDS encoding intradiol ring-cleavage dioxygenase, whose amino-acid sequence is MSTSTRRGFLGFVSVSAAGLLQTRAEAASEPAATASEPACILTPQAEEGPFYSDPKLVRSDVAEGKAGVPLTLRLRVIEAGTCTAIHGARVDIWHCDAKGLYSAFAGQGDAHNIDATSNTFLRGTQTTDDSGWVTFNTIYPGWYDGRTTHIHFKVFLSDRNVLTGQTFLPDALNEFIYTNVPDYGDRARQRMVINANDHVIERSDPEHRAFCAVKEERDRYVATLTLGVDRRANATVGRVGPPPPPPGLRSGPPTGMPPGPPPGGMGGPMFGRQIKDRLAALVPGLKRSQ
- a CDS encoding outer membrane protein, producing MIAALAAPAGAADMAASLPVKAPAVGPLYDWSGFFVGVNAGYGLGRDPTSSNDVLFGSTSNFSIGPQGVLGGVQAGYNWQSGHVVVGAEADFQGSAQRDSVCVSRCLINFPGFNAASQIDESLSWFGTVRGRLGWAQGPALFYLTGGLAYGRVENTVTRSETANPTQTFRVGQVNTGWTAGVGMETGIAHGWSVKAEYLYVDLGSITNSYIYGFFVVPETVSSNIRDHVFRVGLNYRPSDRSNAYAAMPPPAPVVSSWAGVHIGLNTGYAVARNPTSDLMVGLAPMNESFNLDPSGWIGGGQVGIDRQFGSWVAGLEADIQASSQKSSYNCLSCSEAGPFSSLIYLKMDQSLPWFGTVRGRLGWSTPTTLLYATGGFAYGQANLRVSYYNNSFVGPDFSTTVTQSGVKSGWTVGGGSEMKLGGAWSAKVEYLYVDLGSQSVSFVHDMGLGFTRTITDSTSVHEQVARVGLNYRFD
- a CDS encoding antibiotic biosynthesis monooxygenase family protein, with translation MSRTKPASSRRAVVATGLGAGVLLAAQAVPSYSQNRSSKTEATIRPGSDIVTLVNVFTVDPDNQQKLVQLLKEGTESFFSKQPGFISSSVHASKEGKRAINYSQWASAGDIENFRKDPRFAPYIQSLAALSKAETILCEVVEVNHA
- the map gene encoding type I methionyl aminopeptidase, translating into MSYVEATDTSLRKTGQIKLHGPSAFAGMRKAGALVAKCLDELTDIIGPGVPTERIDEFVREFAFSHGAYPATLMYRGYRYSTCTSLNHVVCHGMPGDRPLKEGDIVNIDVTFIVDGWYGDSSRMYAVGAIARKAERLIEVTYEAMMRGIAAVKPGATTGDIGHAIQSFVEPQGMSVVRDFCGHGLGRMFHDEPNIIHIGRPGEGVQLKPGMFFTIEPMINLGKPHVKILSDGWTAVTRDRSLSAQFEHSVGVTATGVEIFTLSERHGEKQIG
- a CDS encoding mechanosensitive ion channel family protein, coding for MDMDLKDFMEFVQTTARSVGAEISSPWFYLQFGLILAAAGIAYAAETGVRSRVDPNSLAKDWPMPLRHFARAMVASASTAVFTLLVIISRIVMYHATWPSRSYLLMVAAKLGLAWLAIRLVTSVLRNAFIVKLVSVTAWFVAALSIIGQLDTTVDLLDSYAIVLGGLRLTPLLVIKAGALLLIALWLTNIASNFAESKINSATDLTPSIQVLLVKIIRIGLLVIAVVIALGAVGIDLSALAVFSGAVGVGIGIGLQKIVANFISGIILLADKSVKPGDLVTIGDNTGRISAMKTRYISVAAGDGREFLVPNEDLVTQKVVNWTYTDKNTLVKIAFGTNYDADPKLVCKLAAETASAHPRAQKGKPPNSILTEFAEAGMKFSLTFWIADPDGMDNVKSDVMLALWDAFKREGIRVPYPVREIRVRGGALPVETTVEVPN
- a CDS encoding ATP-binding protein, whose protein sequence is MWFKVEQERSSTGQKYAVRCNSEIAGKPVIEERLVKGVTEARKTAEILASSLNVTATVYGTDADGEFVYGVYEVSEGAAVASDPLIKKLYAESAAASLTLRDQLLAEIPEDTIKGFATMSAALGYIVAQHKQIKRSATPQIGYSTLFRIFCGGKDPSTLSLSTDDATIAILTRKLADIPGWMWLSELPGLGSAERNAVIPAWRPNKVTLTIDGELQVIRPRSVFRGTVPETGAQFMLVVQMAERRSYGQNPLDSVGLIYREQDEAAVVSLVRQLLRESTPFKGRVVLINRDLRTVRSRMSDRSWADIVPHEHARRELDFIAASIRNRDMLKAEGLSIRRGLLLSGPPGDGKSTAIECFVNDVAGEATILIVEAVEHIRAVYHLAQTLAPAVVILEDLDLMTKSRQNPYAGTNKDDVTGELLQVLSGGSAYDDIITIATTNHPEAIDEALAKRAGRFDAHIRMGYPSDEDKLRILELYLDRFGVNDELTRRRLRQTLTRDFGRLHLVPAHIEEFVKAGIKRARLARRPPEYLDFEPGIEATKSIATQKPATA